A window of Theropithecus gelada isolate Dixy chromosome 14, Tgel_1.0, whole genome shotgun sequence contains these coding sequences:
- the INPPL1 gene encoding phosphatidylinositol 3,4,5-trisphosphate 5-phosphatase 2 isoform X1, which produces MASACGAPGPGGALGSQAPSWYHRDLSRAAAEELLARAGRDGSFLVRDSESVAGAFALCVLYQKHVHTYRILPDGEDFLAVQTSQGVPVRRFQTLGELIGLYAQPNQGLVCALLLPVEGEREPDPPDDRDASDGEDEKPPLPPRSGSTSISATTGPSSPLSVPETPTTPAAESAPNGLSTVSHEYLKGSYGLDLEAVRGGASHLPHLTRTLATSCRRLHSEVDKVLSGLEILSKVFDQQSSPMVTRLLQQQNLPQTGEQELESLVLKLSVLKDFLSGIQKKALKALQDMSSTAPPAPQPSTRKAKTIPVQAFEVKLDVTLGDLTKIGKSQKFTLSVDVEGGRLVLLRRQRDSQEDWTTFTHDRIRQLIKSQRVQNKLGVVFEKEKDRTQRKDFIFVSARKREAFCQLLQLMKNKHSKQDEPDMISIFIGTWNMGSVPPPKNVTSWFTSKGLGKTLDEVTVTIPHDIYVFGTQENSVGDREWLDLLRGGLKELTDLDYRPIAMQSLWNIKVAVLVKPEHENRISHVSTSSVKTGIANTLGNKGAVGVSFMFNGTSFGFVNCHLTSGNEKTARRNQNYLDILRLLSLGDRQLSAFDISLRFTHLFWFGDLNYRLDMDIQEILNYISRKEFEPLLRVDQLNLEREKHKVFLRFSEEEISFPPTYRYERGSRDTYAWHKQKPTGVRTNVPSWCDRILWKSYPETHIICNSYGQSLPDRVMGDLGWSPSGLCPNLGRWVQRVGIFSLSPHSYCLSPGCTDDIVTSDHSPVFGTFEVGVTSQFISKKGLSKTSDQAYIEFESIEAIVKTASRTKFFIEFYSTCLEEYKKSFENDAQSSDNINFLKVQWSSRQLPTLKPILADIEYLQDQHLLLTVKSMDGYESYGECVVALKSMIGSTAQQFLTFLSHRGEETGNIRGSMKVRVPTERLGTRERLYEWISIDKDEAGAKSKAPSVSRGIQEPRSGSRKPAFTEASCPLSRLFEEPEKPPPTGRPPAPPRAAPREEPLTPRLKPEGAPEPEGVAAPPPKNSFNNPAYYVLEGVPHQLLPPEPPSPARAPVPPATKNKVAITVPAPQLGRHRPPRVGEGSSSDEESGGTLPPPDFPPPPLPDSAIFLSPSLDPLPGPVVRGRGGGEARGPPPPKAHPRPPLPPGPSPASTFLGEVAGGDDRSCSVLQMAKTLSEVDYAPAGPARSALLPGPLELQPHRGLSSDYGRPLSFPPPRIRESIQEDLAEEAPCPQGGRASGLGEAGMGAWLRAIGLERYEEGLVHNGWDDLEFLRWGRGWPRGRSWGPQDPLAHLTSQPVLLHSDITEEDLEEAGVQDPAHKRLLLDTLQLSK; this is translated from the exons ATGGCCTCGGCCTGCGGGGCGCCGGGCCCGGGGGGCGCGCTGGGCAGCCAGGCCCCCTCCTGGTACCACCGCGACCTGAGCCGCGCGGCCGCGGAGGAGCTGCTGGCCCGGGCGGGCCGCGATGGCAGCTTCCTGGTCCGAGACAGCGAGAGCGTGGCGGGGGCCTTCGCGCTTTGCGTCCT GTATCAGAAGCATGTGCACACGTATCGCATTCTGCCTGATGGAGAAGATTTCTTGGCTGTACAG ACCTCGCAGGGTGTGCCTGTGCGCCGCTTCCAGACCCTGGGCGAGCTCATCGGCCTGTACGCCCAGCCCAACCAGGGCCTTGTGTGCGCCCTGCTTCTTCCTGTAGAGGGCGAGCGAGAGCCGGACCCGCCGGATGACCGGGATGCCTCAG ATGGGGAGGATGAGAAGCCCCCGCTGCCACCGCGCTCTGGCTCCACCAGCATTTCTGCCACCACTGGGCCCAGCAGTCCCCTGTCAGTCCCTGAGACTCCCACAACTCCAGCTGCTGAGAG TGCTCCCAATGGACTGAGCACCGTCTCGCACGAGTACCTGAAAGGCAGCTACGGGCTGGACCTGGAGGCTGTGCGGGGTGGAGCCAGCCACCTGCCCCACCTCACTCGTACCCTCGCCACCTCATGCCGGAGGCTGCACAG TGAGGTGGACAAAGTCCTGTCAGGCCTGGAGATCCTGTCCAAGGTGTTTGACCAGCAGAGCTCGCCCATGGTGACCCGCCTTTTGCAGCAGCAG AACCTGCCACAGACAGGGGAGCAGGAACTAGAGAGCCTGGTGCTGAAGCTGTCAGTGCTAAAGGACTTCCTGTCAGGCATCCAGAAGAAG GCCCTAAAGGCCCTACAGGACATGAGCTCCACAGCACCCCCGGCTCCGCAGCCATCCACACGTAAGGCCAAGACCATCCCCGTGCAGGCCTTTGAG GTGAAGCTAGATGTGACCCTGGGTGACCTGACCAAGATTGGGAAGTCGCAGAAGTTCACACTGAGCGTAGATGTGGAGGGTGGGCGGCTGGTGCTGCTGCGGAGACAGCGGGACTCCCAGGAGGACTGGACCACCTTCACGCACGACCGCA TCCGCCAGCTCATTAAGTCCCAGCGTGTCCAGAACAAGCTGGGTGTTGTGTTTGAGAAGGAGAAGGACCGGACTCAGCGCAAGGACTTCATCTTTGTCAGTGCCCGG AAGCGGGAGGCCTTCTGCCAGCTGCTGCAGCTCATGAAGAACAAACACTCCAAGCAGGATGAGCCCGACATGATCTCCATCTTCATAGGCACCTGGAACATGG GAAGTGTACCACCTCCAAAAAATGTGACATCCTGGTTCACATCGAAGGGTCTGGGGAAGACCCTGGACGAGGTCACAGTGACCATACCCCATGACATCTATGTCTTTGGGACCCAGGAGAACTCAGTGGGTGACCGCGAGTGGCTGGACCTACTGCGCGGGGGCCTCAAGGAGCTTACGGATCTGGATTACCGCCCG ATTGCCATGCAATCACTGTGGAATATCAAGGTGGCAGTGCTGGTCAAGCCAGAGCACGAGAACCGTATCAGCCACGTCAGTACGTCCAGTGTGAAGACTGGCATCGCCAATACCCTGG GGAACAAGGGGGCTGTGGGAGTCTCCTTCATGTTCAATGGCACCTCATTTGGCTTTGTGAATTGTCACCTTACCTCAGGAAATGAGAAGACGGCTCG GAGGAACCAGAACTACTTGGACATCCTGCGGCTGCTCTCGCTGGGCGACCGGCAGCTCAGTGCCTTTGACATCTCTCTGCGTTTCACACACCTCTTCTGGTTTGGGGACCTCAACTACCGCCTGGACATGGATATCCAG GAGATCCTGAACTACATCAGCAGGAAGGAGTTTGAGCCCCTCCTCAGGGTGGACCAGCTCAACCTGGAGCGGGAGAAGCACAAGGTCTTCCTTCGATTCA GTGAGGAGGAGATCTCCTTCCCACCCACCTACCGCTATGAGCGGGGTTCCCGGGACACATATGCCTGGCACAAGCAGAAGCCAACTGGG GTCCGGACCAATGTGCCCTCATGGTGTGACCGGATTCTGTGGAAATCCTACCCTGAAACTCACATCATCTGCAATTCTTATGGTCAGAGCCTCCCGGACAGAGTGATGGGAGATCTGGGGTGGTCACCATCTGGACTCTGCCCTAACCTTGGGAGGTGGGTGCAGAGGGTGGGAATATTCTCCCTGAGTCCCCATTCCTATTGCCTCTCCCCAGGTTGCACTGATGACATCGTCACCAGTGACCACTCCCCTGTGTTTGGGACATTTGAGGTTGGAGTTACCTCCCAGTTCATCTCCAAGAAAG GGCTCTCGAAGACTTCAGACCAGGCCTACATTGAGTTTGAGAGCATCGAGGCCATTGTGAAGACAGCCAGCCGCACCAAGTTCTTCATCGAGTTCTACTCTACCTGCCTGGAGG aaTACAAGAAGAGCTTTGAGAATGATGCCCAAAGCAGTGACAACATCAACTTCCTCAAAGTGCAGTGGTCTTCACGCCAGCTGCCCACG CTCAAACCAATTCTGGCTGATATCGAGTACCTGCAGGACCAGCACCTCCTGCTCACAGTCAAGTCCATGGATGGCTATGAATCCTATG GGGAATGTGTGGTTGCACTCAAGTCCATGATTGGCAGCACGGCCCAACAGTTCCTGACCTTCCTGTCCCACCGTGGCGAGGAGACAGGCAATATCAGAGGCTCCATGAAGGTGCGGGTGCCCACGGAGCGCCTGGGCACCCGTGAGCGGCTCTACG AATGGATCAGCATTGATAAGGATGAGGCAGGAGCAAAGAGCAAAGCCCCCTCTGTGTCCCGAGGGATCCAGGAGCCCAG GTCAGGGAGCCGCAAGCCAGCCTTCACAGAGGCCTCCTGCCCGCTCTCCAGGTTATTCGAAGAACCAGAGAAACCTCCACCAACTGGgaggcccccagccccaccccgaGCAGCTCCCCGGGAGGAGCCCTTGACCCCCAG GTTGAAGCCAGAGGGAGCTCCTGAACCAGAAGGGGTGGCCGCCCCCCCTCCCAAGAACAGCTTCAATAACCCTGCCTACTACGTCCTTGAAGGGGTCCCACACCAGCTGCTGCCCCCGGAGCCACCCTCGCCTGCCAGGGCCCCTGTCCCACCTGCCACGAAGAACAAAGTGGCCATTACAGTGCCTGCTCCACAGCTTGGGCGCCACCGGCCACCTCGTGTGGGAGAGGGGAGTTCTTCAGATGAAGAGTCTGGAGGCACGCTGCCCCCTCCAGACTTTCCACCTCCACCACTGCCGGACTCAGCCATCTtcctgtcacctagcctggatcCTTTACCAGGGCCAGTGGTCCGGGGCCGTGGAGGGGGTGAGGCCCGTGGCCCGCCGCCTCCCAAGGCCCATCCAAGGCCCCCACTGCCCCCAGGCCCCTCACCAGCCAGCACTTTCCTGGGCGAAGTGGCCGGTGGGGATGACCGGTCCTGCTCGGTGCTGCAGATGGCCAAGACGCTGAGCGAGGTGGACTACGCCCCTGCTGGGCCCGCACGCTCAGCACTCCTCCCAGGCCCCCTGGAGCTGCAGCCACACCGGGGACTGTCCTCGGACTATGGCCGGCCCCTCAGCTTCCCTCCACCCCGCATCCGGGAGAGCATCCAGGAAGACTTGGCAGAGGAG GCTCCGTGCCCGCAGGGCGGGCGGGCCAGCGGGCTGGGCGAGGCAGGCATGGGCGCCTGGCTGCGGGCTATCGGCTTGGAGCGCTATGAGGAGGGCCTGGTGCATAATGGCTGGGACGACCTGGAGTTTCTCAGGTGGGGGAGGGGCTGGCCCCGGGGGCGGAGCTGGGGCCCTCAGGACCCGCTAGCCCATCTCACTTCCCAGCCTGTTTTACTCCACAGTGACATCACCGAGGAGGACTTGgaggaggctggggtgcaggACCCGGCTCACAAGCGCCTCCTTCTGGACACCCTGCAGCTCAGCAAGTGA
- the INPPL1 gene encoding phosphatidylinositol 3,4,5-trisphosphate 5-phosphatase 2 isoform X3 → MASACGAPGPGGALGSQAPSWYHRDLSRAAAEELLARAGRDGSFLVRDSESVAGAFALCVLYQKHVHTYRILPDGEDFLAVQTSQGVPVRRFQTLGELIGLYAQPNQGLVCALLLPVEGEREPDPPDDRDASDGEDEKPPLPPRSGSTSISATTGPSSPLSVPETPTTPAAESAPNGLSTVSHEYLKGSYGLDLEAVRGGASHLPHLTRTLATSCRRLHSEVDKVLSGLEILSKVFDQQSSPMVTRLLQQQNLPQTGEQELESLVLKLSVLKDFLSGIQKKALKALQDMSSTAPPAPQPSTRKAKTIPVQAFEVKLDVTLGDLTKIGKSQKFTLSVDVEGGRLVLLRRQRDSQEDWTTFTHDRIRQLIKSQRVQNKLGVVFEKEKDRTQRKDFIFVSARKREAFCQLLQLMKNKHSKQDEPDMISIFIGTWNMGSVPPPKNVTSWFTSKGLGKTLDEVTVTIPHDIYVFGTQENSVGDREWLDLLRGGLKELTDLDYRPIAMQSLWNIKVAVLVKPEHENRISHVSTSSVKTGIANTLGNKGAVGVSFMFNGTSFGFVNCHLTSGNEKTARRNQNYLDILRLLSLGDRQLSAFDISLRFTHLFWFGDLNYRLDMDIQEILNYISRKEFEPLLRVDQLNLEREKHKVFLRFSEEEISFPPTYRYERGSRDTYAWHKQKPTGVRTNVPSWCDRILWKSYPETHIICNSYGCTDDIVTSDHSPVFGTFEVGVTSQFISKKGLSKTSDQAYIEFESIEAIVKTASRTKFFIEFYSTCLEEYKKSFENDAQSSDNINFLKVQWSSRQLPTLKPILADIEYLQDQHLLLTVKSMDGYESYGECVVALKSMIGSTAQQFLTFLSHRGEETGNIRGSMKVRVPTERLGTRERLYEWISIDKDEAGAKSKAPSVSRGIQEPRSGSRKPAFTEASCPLSRLFEEPEKPPPTGRPPAPPRAAPREEPLTPRLKPEGAPEPEGVAAPPPKNSFNNPAYYVLEGVPHQLLPPEPPSPARAPVPPATKNKVAITVPAPQLGRHRPPRVGEGSSSDEESGGTLPPPDFPPPPLPDSAIFLSPSLDPLPGPVVRGRGGGEARGPPPPKAHPRPPLPPGPSPASTFLGEVAGGDDRSCSVLQMAKTLSEVDYAPAGPARSALLPGPLELQPHRGLSSDYGRPLSFPPPRIRESIQEDLAEEAPCPQGGRASGLGEAGMGAWLRAIGLERYEEGLVHNGWDDLEFLRWGRGWPRGRSWGPQDPLAHLTSQPVLLHSDITEEDLEEAGVQDPAHKRLLLDTLQLSK, encoded by the exons ATGGCCTCGGCCTGCGGGGCGCCGGGCCCGGGGGGCGCGCTGGGCAGCCAGGCCCCCTCCTGGTACCACCGCGACCTGAGCCGCGCGGCCGCGGAGGAGCTGCTGGCCCGGGCGGGCCGCGATGGCAGCTTCCTGGTCCGAGACAGCGAGAGCGTGGCGGGGGCCTTCGCGCTTTGCGTCCT GTATCAGAAGCATGTGCACACGTATCGCATTCTGCCTGATGGAGAAGATTTCTTGGCTGTACAG ACCTCGCAGGGTGTGCCTGTGCGCCGCTTCCAGACCCTGGGCGAGCTCATCGGCCTGTACGCCCAGCCCAACCAGGGCCTTGTGTGCGCCCTGCTTCTTCCTGTAGAGGGCGAGCGAGAGCCGGACCCGCCGGATGACCGGGATGCCTCAG ATGGGGAGGATGAGAAGCCCCCGCTGCCACCGCGCTCTGGCTCCACCAGCATTTCTGCCACCACTGGGCCCAGCAGTCCCCTGTCAGTCCCTGAGACTCCCACAACTCCAGCTGCTGAGAG TGCTCCCAATGGACTGAGCACCGTCTCGCACGAGTACCTGAAAGGCAGCTACGGGCTGGACCTGGAGGCTGTGCGGGGTGGAGCCAGCCACCTGCCCCACCTCACTCGTACCCTCGCCACCTCATGCCGGAGGCTGCACAG TGAGGTGGACAAAGTCCTGTCAGGCCTGGAGATCCTGTCCAAGGTGTTTGACCAGCAGAGCTCGCCCATGGTGACCCGCCTTTTGCAGCAGCAG AACCTGCCACAGACAGGGGAGCAGGAACTAGAGAGCCTGGTGCTGAAGCTGTCAGTGCTAAAGGACTTCCTGTCAGGCATCCAGAAGAAG GCCCTAAAGGCCCTACAGGACATGAGCTCCACAGCACCCCCGGCTCCGCAGCCATCCACACGTAAGGCCAAGACCATCCCCGTGCAGGCCTTTGAG GTGAAGCTAGATGTGACCCTGGGTGACCTGACCAAGATTGGGAAGTCGCAGAAGTTCACACTGAGCGTAGATGTGGAGGGTGGGCGGCTGGTGCTGCTGCGGAGACAGCGGGACTCCCAGGAGGACTGGACCACCTTCACGCACGACCGCA TCCGCCAGCTCATTAAGTCCCAGCGTGTCCAGAACAAGCTGGGTGTTGTGTTTGAGAAGGAGAAGGACCGGACTCAGCGCAAGGACTTCATCTTTGTCAGTGCCCGG AAGCGGGAGGCCTTCTGCCAGCTGCTGCAGCTCATGAAGAACAAACACTCCAAGCAGGATGAGCCCGACATGATCTCCATCTTCATAGGCACCTGGAACATGG GAAGTGTACCACCTCCAAAAAATGTGACATCCTGGTTCACATCGAAGGGTCTGGGGAAGACCCTGGACGAGGTCACAGTGACCATACCCCATGACATCTATGTCTTTGGGACCCAGGAGAACTCAGTGGGTGACCGCGAGTGGCTGGACCTACTGCGCGGGGGCCTCAAGGAGCTTACGGATCTGGATTACCGCCCG ATTGCCATGCAATCACTGTGGAATATCAAGGTGGCAGTGCTGGTCAAGCCAGAGCACGAGAACCGTATCAGCCACGTCAGTACGTCCAGTGTGAAGACTGGCATCGCCAATACCCTGG GGAACAAGGGGGCTGTGGGAGTCTCCTTCATGTTCAATGGCACCTCATTTGGCTTTGTGAATTGTCACCTTACCTCAGGAAATGAGAAGACGGCTCG GAGGAACCAGAACTACTTGGACATCCTGCGGCTGCTCTCGCTGGGCGACCGGCAGCTCAGTGCCTTTGACATCTCTCTGCGTTTCACACACCTCTTCTGGTTTGGGGACCTCAACTACCGCCTGGACATGGATATCCAG GAGATCCTGAACTACATCAGCAGGAAGGAGTTTGAGCCCCTCCTCAGGGTGGACCAGCTCAACCTGGAGCGGGAGAAGCACAAGGTCTTCCTTCGATTCA GTGAGGAGGAGATCTCCTTCCCACCCACCTACCGCTATGAGCGGGGTTCCCGGGACACATATGCCTGGCACAAGCAGAAGCCAACTGGG GTCCGGACCAATGTGCCCTCATGGTGTGACCGGATTCTGTGGAAATCCTACCCTGAAACTCACATCATCTGCAATTCTTATG GTTGCACTGATGACATCGTCACCAGTGACCACTCCCCTGTGTTTGGGACATTTGAGGTTGGAGTTACCTCCCAGTTCATCTCCAAGAAAG GGCTCTCGAAGACTTCAGACCAGGCCTACATTGAGTTTGAGAGCATCGAGGCCATTGTGAAGACAGCCAGCCGCACCAAGTTCTTCATCGAGTTCTACTCTACCTGCCTGGAGG aaTACAAGAAGAGCTTTGAGAATGATGCCCAAAGCAGTGACAACATCAACTTCCTCAAAGTGCAGTGGTCTTCACGCCAGCTGCCCACG CTCAAACCAATTCTGGCTGATATCGAGTACCTGCAGGACCAGCACCTCCTGCTCACAGTCAAGTCCATGGATGGCTATGAATCCTATG GGGAATGTGTGGTTGCACTCAAGTCCATGATTGGCAGCACGGCCCAACAGTTCCTGACCTTCCTGTCCCACCGTGGCGAGGAGACAGGCAATATCAGAGGCTCCATGAAGGTGCGGGTGCCCACGGAGCGCCTGGGCACCCGTGAGCGGCTCTACG AATGGATCAGCATTGATAAGGATGAGGCAGGAGCAAAGAGCAAAGCCCCCTCTGTGTCCCGAGGGATCCAGGAGCCCAG GTCAGGGAGCCGCAAGCCAGCCTTCACAGAGGCCTCCTGCCCGCTCTCCAGGTTATTCGAAGAACCAGAGAAACCTCCACCAACTGGgaggcccccagccccaccccgaGCAGCTCCCCGGGAGGAGCCCTTGACCCCCAG GTTGAAGCCAGAGGGAGCTCCTGAACCAGAAGGGGTGGCCGCCCCCCCTCCCAAGAACAGCTTCAATAACCCTGCCTACTACGTCCTTGAAGGGGTCCCACACCAGCTGCTGCCCCCGGAGCCACCCTCGCCTGCCAGGGCCCCTGTCCCACCTGCCACGAAGAACAAAGTGGCCATTACAGTGCCTGCTCCACAGCTTGGGCGCCACCGGCCACCTCGTGTGGGAGAGGGGAGTTCTTCAGATGAAGAGTCTGGAGGCACGCTGCCCCCTCCAGACTTTCCACCTCCACCACTGCCGGACTCAGCCATCTtcctgtcacctagcctggatcCTTTACCAGGGCCAGTGGTCCGGGGCCGTGGAGGGGGTGAGGCCCGTGGCCCGCCGCCTCCCAAGGCCCATCCAAGGCCCCCACTGCCCCCAGGCCCCTCACCAGCCAGCACTTTCCTGGGCGAAGTGGCCGGTGGGGATGACCGGTCCTGCTCGGTGCTGCAGATGGCCAAGACGCTGAGCGAGGTGGACTACGCCCCTGCTGGGCCCGCACGCTCAGCACTCCTCCCAGGCCCCCTGGAGCTGCAGCCACACCGGGGACTGTCCTCGGACTATGGCCGGCCCCTCAGCTTCCCTCCACCCCGCATCCGGGAGAGCATCCAGGAAGACTTGGCAGAGGAG GCTCCGTGCCCGCAGGGCGGGCGGGCCAGCGGGCTGGGCGAGGCAGGCATGGGCGCCTGGCTGCGGGCTATCGGCTTGGAGCGCTATGAGGAGGGCCTGGTGCATAATGGCTGGGACGACCTGGAGTTTCTCAGGTGGGGGAGGGGCTGGCCCCGGGGGCGGAGCTGGGGCCCTCAGGACCCGCTAGCCCATCTCACTTCCCAGCCTGTTTTACTCCACAGTGACATCACCGAGGAGGACTTGgaggaggctggggtgcaggACCCGGCTCACAAGCGCCTCCTTCTGGACACCCTGCAGCTCAGCAAGTGA